A single Corallococcus silvisoli DNA region contains:
- a CDS encoding phosphoketolase family protein, which produces MAGPLSDEELEKIDAYWRAANYLSVGQIYLKDNPLLERPLTREDIKPRLLGHFGTTPGLNFIYVHLNRIIRNHRANMMYLIGPGHGAPGIIANTFLEGSYTELYPNIERNRDGMKRLFRQFSWPYGVPSHDAPEVPGSISEGGELGYSLLHAYGAVLDNPDLIVPCVVGDGEAETGALAASWHSNKFINPITDGAVLPILHLNGYKIANPTVLARIDADELEALFRGYGYRPHFLEGDDPKTMHQRMAEVLDTLYAEIRRIQRHARENKDPTRPRWPMLVLRTPKGWTGPKVVDGKPVEGTWRAHQVPLESVRSNPEHLKILEAWLLSYRPRELFDAHGTFREELADIAPKGRLRMGVNVHANGGQLLVPLALPGFRDYAVDPGTPGSKHVSATKVLGGYLRDVMRDNLATRNFRMFAPDENASNRLQDVYAVSGKRWDAKVESTDEHLSVDGRVMEVLSEHLCQGWLEGYLLTGRHGFFSCYEAFIHIIDSMFNQHAKWIKSARELPWRKPIASLNYLLSSHVWRQDHNGFSHQDPGFIDHVANKKADTVRIYLPPDANTLLSVADHCLRSKNYVNLIIAGKQPAPVWLGMEDAVRHCSEGIGAWDWAGNEDGDPDVVMACAGDVPTLETLAAVTLLRAWAPELKVRVVNVVDVFKLAPVSVHPHGLNDEDFNRLFTKDKPVVFAFHGYPTLVHKLTYNRLNHENIHVHGYKEEGTTTTPFDMTVLNDMDRFTLALVAIRHSRAARHRLDAAEQRFSEVRQQHKLHVSEHGEDMPEVADWKWTAR; this is translated from the coding sequence ATGGCCGGTCCACTGAGTGACGAGGAACTGGAGAAGATCGACGCCTACTGGCGCGCGGCGAACTACCTGTCCGTCGGGCAGATCTACCTCAAGGACAACCCGCTGCTGGAGCGGCCCCTCACGCGGGAGGACATCAAGCCACGGCTCCTGGGGCACTTCGGCACCACGCCGGGCCTCAACTTCATCTACGTGCACCTGAACCGCATCATCCGGAACCACCGGGCCAACATGATGTATCTCATTGGCCCCGGCCACGGCGCTCCCGGCATCATCGCCAACACGTTCCTGGAAGGCTCCTACACGGAGCTGTATCCCAACATCGAACGCAACCGCGACGGCATGAAGCGCCTGTTCCGCCAGTTCTCCTGGCCCTACGGCGTCCCCAGCCACGACGCGCCGGAGGTCCCCGGCTCCATCAGCGAGGGCGGCGAGCTGGGCTACTCCCTGCTCCACGCGTACGGCGCCGTGCTGGACAACCCGGACCTCATCGTCCCCTGCGTCGTCGGCGACGGAGAGGCGGAGACGGGCGCGCTCGCCGCGAGCTGGCACTCCAACAAGTTCATCAACCCCATCACCGATGGCGCCGTGCTGCCCATCCTGCATCTCAACGGGTACAAGATCGCCAACCCCACGGTGCTCGCCCGCATCGACGCCGACGAGTTGGAAGCCCTCTTCCGCGGCTACGGCTACCGGCCCCACTTCCTGGAGGGAGACGACCCGAAGACGATGCACCAGCGGATGGCGGAGGTGCTCGACACCCTCTACGCCGAGATCCGCCGCATCCAGCGCCACGCCCGCGAGAACAAGGACCCCACCCGCCCCCGTTGGCCCATGCTCGTGCTGCGGACCCCCAAGGGGTGGACCGGCCCGAAGGTGGTGGATGGCAAGCCGGTGGAGGGCACGTGGCGGGCCCATCAGGTACCGCTGGAGTCCGTGCGCTCCAACCCCGAGCACCTGAAGATCCTCGAAGCATGGCTGCTGAGCTACCGCCCCCGCGAGCTCTTCGACGCGCACGGCACCTTCCGCGAGGAGCTGGCGGACATCGCGCCCAAGGGCCGGCTGCGCATGGGCGTCAACGTCCACGCCAACGGCGGCCAGCTGCTGGTGCCGCTCGCGCTGCCGGGCTTCCGCGACTACGCCGTCGACCCGGGCACGCCCGGCTCCAAGCACGTCAGCGCCACGAAGGTGCTGGGCGGCTACCTGCGGGACGTCATGCGCGACAACCTGGCCACGCGCAACTTCCGCATGTTCGCGCCCGACGAGAACGCCTCCAACCGGCTCCAGGATGTCTACGCGGTCAGCGGCAAGCGCTGGGACGCGAAGGTGGAGTCCACGGACGAACACCTCTCCGTGGACGGGCGCGTGATGGAGGTCCTGAGCGAGCACCTCTGCCAGGGCTGGCTGGAGGGCTACCTGCTCACCGGACGCCACGGCTTCTTCTCCTGCTACGAGGCGTTCATCCACATCATCGATTCGATGTTCAACCAGCACGCCAAGTGGATCAAATCCGCGCGGGAGCTGCCCTGGCGCAAGCCCATCGCGTCGCTGAACTACCTGCTCAGCTCGCACGTCTGGCGGCAGGACCACAACGGGTTCTCCCACCAGGACCCGGGCTTCATCGACCACGTGGCCAACAAGAAGGCGGACACGGTGCGCATCTACCTGCCGCCGGATGCGAACACGCTCCTGTCGGTGGCGGACCACTGCCTGCGTTCGAAGAACTACGTGAACCTCATCATCGCGGGGAAGCAGCCGGCCCCGGTGTGGCTGGGCATGGAGGACGCCGTGCGCCACTGCTCGGAGGGCATCGGCGCGTGGGACTGGGCCGGCAACGAGGACGGCGACCCGGACGTGGTGATGGCCTGCGCGGGCGACGTGCCCACCCTGGAGACGCTGGCGGCGGTGACGCTGCTGCGCGCGTGGGCCCCGGAGCTCAAGGTGCGCGTCGTCAACGTCGTGGATGTGTTCAAGCTCGCGCCGGTGAGCGTCCATCCGCACGGGCTGAACGACGAGGACTTCAATCGCCTGTTCACCAAGGACAAGCCCGTGGTGTTCGCGTTCCATGGCTACCCGACGCTCGTGCACAAGCTCACGTACAACCGGCTCAACCACGAGAACATCCACGTGCACGGCTACAAGGAAGAGGGCACGACGACGACCCCGTTCGACATGACGGTGCTCAACGACATGGACCGCTTCACCCTCGCGCTGGTGGCCATCCGGCACTCGCGCGCCGCGCGCCACCGGTTGGACGCCGCGGAGCAGCGGTTCTCGGAGGTGCGCCAGCAGCACAAGCTCCATGTGTCGGAGCACGGTGAGGACATGCCCGAGGTGGCCGACTGGAAGTGGACGGCACGATGA
- a CDS encoding MDR family MFS transporter: MRTTHRPFTTLALALCLFIAALEMTVVSTAMPTVVSDLGGIQHYAWVFTAYMLSSTITVPIYGKLADLYGRKPILLFGTSLFLVASIACGLSTSMNMLIVFRVLQGLGAGAMQPIALTIIGDIYTLEQRGKVQGAFSAVWGIAGLAGPLTGGLIVKYLTWHWVFFINIPIGVGSMVLLVVFFHEQLQRKARARLDYAGAALLSSGVVALLFGVQGTGRTLLALPVAAVLLIAFVLVELRAAEPIIPMSIFKIPTIAISSVAGALFSAAQFGATTYVPLYVQGVLGGSATMAGGMITPMIVGWPLASLIGGKVMVRTGFRPLIVGGLGLASIGTVLMALLLKPGASMLVPEIAMGLFGLGLGFAAMATMVAVQTSVGWELRGVATASSMFFRTIGGSLGVGVMGGVLVSQLMKDPNVPVSAAAELLGPEHGHGLAPSILEALGGALDTGLSINFWIMCSAMLAAFAAGLFFPKVKRATTPVNLADVPSSH, from the coding sequence ATGCGCACCACCCACCGACCCTTCACCACCCTGGCTCTCGCGCTGTGCCTCTTCATCGCCGCGCTGGAGATGACCGTCGTCTCCACCGCCATGCCCACGGTGGTCAGCGACCTGGGCGGCATCCAGCACTACGCGTGGGTCTTCACCGCGTACATGCTGTCCTCCACCATCACCGTGCCCATCTACGGGAAGCTCGCGGACCTCTACGGCCGCAAGCCCATCCTCCTCTTCGGCACCAGCCTCTTCCTCGTCGCGTCCATCGCGTGTGGCCTCTCCACGTCGATGAACATGCTGATCGTCTTCCGCGTCCTCCAGGGCCTGGGCGCCGGGGCCATGCAGCCCATCGCGCTCACCATCATCGGGGACATCTACACGCTGGAGCAGCGCGGGAAGGTCCAGGGCGCGTTCAGCGCCGTGTGGGGCATCGCCGGCCTCGCGGGACCGCTCACCGGCGGCCTCATCGTGAAGTACCTGACCTGGCACTGGGTCTTCTTCATCAACATCCCCATCGGCGTGGGCTCCATGGTCCTGCTCGTCGTGTTCTTCCATGAGCAGCTCCAGCGCAAGGCTCGCGCCCGGCTCGACTACGCGGGCGCGGCGCTCCTGTCCTCCGGCGTGGTGGCCCTCCTGTTCGGCGTGCAGGGCACCGGCCGTACGCTCCTCGCCCTGCCCGTCGCCGCGGTGCTCCTCATCGCGTTCGTGCTCGTGGAGCTGCGCGCCGCGGAGCCCATCATCCCGATGAGCATCTTCAAGATTCCCACCATCGCCATCTCGTCCGTGGCGGGCGCCCTCTTCTCCGCCGCCCAGTTCGGCGCCACCACCTACGTGCCCCTGTACGTGCAGGGCGTCCTCGGTGGCTCGGCCACCATGGCGGGAGGGATGATCACCCCGATGATCGTCGGCTGGCCGCTGGCGAGCCTCATCGGCGGCAAGGTGATGGTGCGCACGGGCTTCCGGCCGCTCATCGTCGGGGGCCTGGGCCTCGCGTCCATTGGCACCGTGCTCATGGCGCTGCTGCTCAAGCCGGGCGCGTCCATGCTCGTGCCGGAGATCGCCATGGGCTTGTTCGGCCTGGGCCTGGGCTTCGCCGCCATGGCCACGATGGTCGCGGTCCAGACGAGCGTCGGCTGGGAGCTTCGCGGCGTGGCCACCGCCAGCAGCATGTTCTTCCGCACCATCGGCGGGTCGCTGGGGGTGGGCGTGATGGGCGGCGTGCTGGTCTCGCAGCTCATGAAGGATCCGAACGTCCCCGTGAGCGCGGCCGCGGAGCTGCTCGGACCGGAGCACGGACACGGGCTGGCCCCCTCCATTCTCGAGGCGCTCGGCGGTGCGCTCGACACCGGCCTGTCCATCAACTTCTGGATCATGTGCTCGGCGATGCTCGCCGCGTTCGCCGCCGGCCTGTTCTTCCCCAAGGTGAAGCGCGCCACCACGCCGGTGAACCTGGCCGACGTGCCCTCGTCCCATTGA
- a CDS encoding O-antigen ligase family protein yields the protein MVTDSKTSEAGRWRTAVAGVLGLYAVGLVLAEAVLQAGAILALALALALVATKRLRLEQDVRAFVLASVALCGWQLVSPAVALMTGAAAKWPRGARYGQALDSVAGAAVACIGTLGVPWVMLGGLVAGGWLLAAALGFFQHRVMWPWEPPRFLKLNLSRLHENFGTEEQPRYAAGGFFFHRLRFAHGAIAVLGPALAVLGRSKVTRQRVLAGAVVLALLLSIYGSFARAALGAALGVCVLALLLLLRGTARKAGLGVAVALVVLVLLTPAWRERFGKAVDNLFGGGERSLAMSVGWRLVREHPWVGVGFGNHKPAALATQAETGITDLLATDSHNLWLTAWAETGLLGLALLAAMHVLLARALVRRHRAGSIPATGALLSFVGFHVLGLVHYLPFHSSVHLSFMLVWGLGLCEREGVVRPLSGS from the coding sequence ATGGTCACGGATTCGAAAACGAGCGAGGCGGGACGTTGGAGGACGGCGGTCGCCGGGGTGCTGGGGCTCTACGCGGTAGGGCTGGTGCTGGCGGAGGCGGTGCTCCAGGCCGGCGCCATCCTGGCGCTCGCGTTGGCGCTGGCGCTGGTGGCGACGAAGCGCCTGCGACTGGAGCAGGACGTCCGGGCGTTCGTGCTCGCGAGCGTCGCGCTGTGCGGGTGGCAGCTCGTGTCACCCGCGGTGGCTCTGATGACGGGAGCGGCGGCGAAGTGGCCGAGGGGCGCGAGGTACGGCCAGGCGCTGGACTCGGTGGCGGGAGCGGCGGTGGCGTGCATCGGGACGCTGGGCGTGCCGTGGGTGATGCTGGGAGGCCTCGTCGCGGGAGGATGGCTGCTGGCGGCGGCGCTGGGCTTCTTCCAGCACCGGGTGATGTGGCCGTGGGAGCCGCCCCGGTTCCTGAAGCTGAACCTGTCGCGTCTGCACGAGAACTTCGGCACGGAGGAGCAGCCGAGGTACGCGGCGGGAGGGTTCTTCTTCCACCGGCTGCGCTTCGCGCATGGGGCCATCGCGGTGCTGGGGCCCGCGCTGGCGGTGCTCGGCCGGTCGAAGGTGACGCGGCAGCGGGTGTTGGCGGGGGCGGTGGTGCTGGCGTTGCTGCTGTCCATCTACGGTTCGTTCGCGAGGGCGGCGCTGGGCGCGGCGTTGGGCGTGTGCGTGCTGGCGTTGTTGCTGTTGTTGCGGGGGACGGCGAGGAAGGCGGGGCTCGGGGTGGCGGTGGCGCTGGTCGTCCTCGTGTTGCTGACGCCCGCGTGGCGGGAGCGCTTTGGCAAGGCGGTGGACAACCTGTTCGGCGGGGGGGAGCGGTCGTTGGCGATGTCCGTGGGCTGGCGCCTGGTGCGTGAGCACCCCTGGGTGGGCGTGGGCTTCGGGAACCACAAGCCCGCGGCGCTGGCGACGCAGGCGGAGACGGGCATCACGGACCTGCTGGCCACGGACTCACACAACCTCTGGCTGACGGCGTGGGCGGAGACCGGGCTCCTGGGGCTGGCGCTGCTGGCGGCGATGCACGTGCTGCTGGCGAGGGCGCTGGTGCGGAGGCACCGGGCGGGTTCCATTCCGGCCACCGGCGCGTTGTTGTCCTTCGTGGGCTTCCACGTCCTGGGGTTGGTGCACTACCTGCCGTTCCACTCCAGCGTGCATCTGTCCTTCATGCTCGTGTGGGGACTCGGGCTGTGTGAGCGCGAGGGCGTGGTGCGGCCGTTGTCCGGCTCCTGA
- a CDS encoding patatin-like phospholipase family protein, translating into MLITSQASAQASAPTQPVPPTAASLTVSGGVSLGTYEAGLLYYATTSSQGARTLDLRLVTGASAGSLNALLTVMSACGVNAPSPAQSLFWDIWIPIGFNDLFIPASTTALGVFSRDQLERRAAHIEQAWNRGLDSTCDVVLGVSTTRTAPRVLQVANGRLDLPRLEEKFAIRIQGRGPGQPPRATNYTTPESRRLELMLETDAHGEIPFANLRRLLLASMSFPIAFAPQMLRTCASNASATPGVCLPTEARSDLFIDGGVFDNTPLRLAVGLARDGLREAPNGRLEWRPVPRPDVHTTPGGITFAFIDPDATEYPVAPPAPTGTAPESLPAILAEVLAAFVDTARSKELALLLEEEPEIARRLTLPRRHFPAAGAPLFAFLGFFETGFRVFDFYLGMYDARRMLDDAFREEWKPSERLLANAAKGLGGWQPFTCMSAVYDSSPNAAQACQGEGLEDFRALLQMSLDQLYDACSKSAGTTPPASWRNAHCDRAIAGQPPPRVPGLHPSEWPDWKRSDKETELAYSMRLLGAYGFQFRDLGVPRGRGDLAVLRIRHALGSAASRLAAVQPGADKPTVRFAGKLAVDSISYESQRLVFHATLGPTESEAGLSVAASELPLPSGLRFASALGFRGLEDVLSAGSSSAPFGVALVGGLEFQPRSRQSVLSQSRFAIRAGWLFSANDSYGTEPCLDRGASHVTACSRPVVQALVGITLVERLRAQLVGEWYPGTRTRKTLWSVAPGIGLELGL; encoded by the coding sequence GTGCTCATCACTTCACAGGCCAGCGCGCAGGCTTCCGCCCCCACCCAGCCCGTGCCCCCGACGGCCGCGTCGCTCACGGTGAGCGGAGGCGTGTCCCTGGGGACCTACGAGGCGGGGCTCCTGTACTACGCGACGACGTCTTCCCAGGGCGCGCGCACCCTGGATCTCCGGCTGGTGACAGGCGCATCCGCGGGAAGCCTCAACGCCCTGCTGACAGTGATGTCGGCCTGTGGCGTGAATGCTCCCAGCCCTGCCCAATCCCTGTTCTGGGACATCTGGATCCCCATTGGATTCAACGACCTCTTCATTCCAGCCTCGACGACGGCGCTGGGTGTCTTCTCCCGGGATCAGCTCGAACGCCGCGCCGCCCATATTGAACAGGCCTGGAATCGCGGCCTCGACTCCACGTGCGACGTGGTGCTCGGAGTCTCGACGACGCGCACGGCGCCCCGGGTGCTCCAGGTCGCGAACGGACGGCTCGACCTGCCGCGCCTCGAAGAGAAGTTCGCCATCCGCATCCAGGGCCGAGGACCCGGACAGCCGCCGCGCGCGACCAACTACACCACGCCCGAGAGTCGCCGCCTGGAGCTGATGCTTGAAACAGACGCGCACGGGGAGATCCCCTTCGCGAACCTGCGCCGACTCCTGCTCGCGTCCATGTCCTTCCCCATCGCGTTCGCGCCCCAGATGCTGCGCACCTGCGCGTCGAACGCCTCCGCCACTCCGGGGGTGTGCCTGCCAACGGAGGCGCGGAGCGATCTCTTCATCGACGGCGGCGTCTTCGACAACACCCCGCTTCGCCTCGCGGTGGGGCTTGCTCGCGATGGCCTGCGCGAAGCACCGAATGGACGGCTGGAGTGGCGCCCGGTCCCCAGGCCAGACGTGCACACGACGCCCGGGGGCATCACGTTCGCGTTCATCGATCCAGACGCCACCGAGTATCCGGTCGCGCCCCCGGCCCCAACCGGGACGGCTCCCGAGTCCTTGCCAGCGATCCTCGCGGAGGTCCTGGCCGCCTTCGTGGATACAGCGCGGTCCAAGGAGCTGGCCCTGCTCCTCGAGGAGGAGCCGGAGATCGCCCGGCGGCTCACCCTTCCCCGCCGGCACTTCCCCGCCGCCGGTGCGCCCCTCTTCGCGTTCCTCGGCTTCTTCGAGACCGGCTTCCGTGTCTTTGATTTCTACCTCGGCATGTATGACGCCCGCCGGATGTTGGATGACGCGTTCCGGGAGGAATGGAAGCCCTCCGAAAGGCTGCTCGCGAACGCCGCGAAAGGTCTTGGGGGATGGCAGCCCTTCACATGCATGAGCGCCGTCTATGACTCCTCACCCAACGCGGCCCAGGCGTGTCAGGGCGAAGGGCTCGAGGACTTCCGGGCGCTGTTGCAGATGTCGTTGGATCAGCTCTACGACGCGTGCAGCAAGTCCGCGGGGACAACGCCCCCTGCCTCCTGGCGAAACGCGCACTGCGACCGCGCCATCGCGGGGCAGCCACCGCCCAGGGTCCCCGGCCTCCATCCCTCCGAATGGCCCGACTGGAAGCGGAGCGACAAGGAGACAGAGCTGGCGTATTCCATGCGGCTGCTGGGGGCCTATGGCTTCCAGTTTCGCGATCTGGGCGTGCCGAGGGGCCGAGGCGATCTCGCCGTCCTGCGGATCCGCCATGCGCTCGGGAGCGCCGCAAGCCGGCTGGCGGCGGTGCAGCCCGGGGCCGACAAGCCCACGGTGCGCTTCGCGGGCAAGCTCGCGGTGGACAGCATCAGCTACGAATCCCAGCGCCTGGTGTTCCACGCCACGCTGGGCCCCACCGAGAGCGAAGCAGGGCTGAGCGTCGCGGCCTCCGAGCTCCCGCTCCCCTCCGGACTCCGGTTCGCGAGCGCGCTTGGGTTCCGGGGACTCGAGGATGTCCTCTCCGCGGGAAGCAGCAGCGCCCCGTTCGGTGTCGCCCTCGTGGGAGGGCTCGAGTTCCAGCCACGCTCGAGGCAGTCCGTTCTCTCCCAGAGCCGGTTCGCGATTCGCGCGGGGTGGCTGTTCAGCGCCAATGACAGCTACGGGACGGAGCCATGCCTGGACCGAGGCGCCAGCCATGTGACCGCGTGCTCACGGCCAGTCGTCCAGGCGCTCGTGGGGATCACGCTCGTGGAGCGCCTCCGGGCGCAGCTCGTGGGCGAGTGGTACCCGGGAACCCGCACCCGCAAGACGCTCTGGTCCGTGGCGCCGGGCATTGGCTTGGAGCTGGGGCTCTAA
- a CDS encoding VOC family protein, whose translation MSLIDHLDHLVLTCVDVEATRRFYTEVLQLRLETFGAGRIAFCFGNQKLNVHVRGHEFPPHAHLPVPGALDLCFIATVPLEQVIAHLNARGWPIVEGPVERTGATQKLRSVYVRDPDLNLIEISEPLC comes from the coding sequence ATGTCTCTCATCGATCACCTGGATCACCTCGTCCTGACGTGTGTCGACGTCGAAGCCACCCGGCGGTTCTATACGGAAGTGCTTCAGCTGCGCCTTGAAACCTTCGGGGCGGGCCGCATCGCGTTCTGCTTCGGAAACCAGAAGCTCAACGTGCATGTGCGCGGGCATGAGTTCCCGCCGCATGCGCATCTGCCCGTGCCCGGTGCGCTGGACCTGTGCTTCATCGCCACGGTGCCGCTCGAGCAGGTCATCGCGCATCTGAACGCACGGGGCTGGCCCATCGTCGAAGGGCCGGTGGAGCGCACGGGCGCGACCCAGAAGCTCCGCTCGGTCTACGTCCGCGATCCGGATCTGAACCTGATCGAGATCTCGGAGCCGCTGTGTTGA
- a CDS encoding glycosyltransferase family 4 protein: MVRGQLHGIARYALELARRLPALAPDLEFSALVPAKGLPDDLGDLTPRIPLHRSRAGYLSPTEQPLLAYELAKLKPDLFHATSFSLPLFWPGRLVATLHDANHLALADQYTPVQAIYYKAVVGPRARLASALITVSDFSREELGKYLKMSPYRFQVIHNGVDPRFEPPTASEAKAFRERHELPERYVAVVGNAKPFKNLAMLGKFAADLPVPLVLLAGKGAVAHDLGLHENVLDLEQLSEAEMPLFYGAAAALLLPSKYEGFGLPALEAMASGCPVIAADTTAIPEVVGNAAMRLPPDDWAAWREATLRILRDDNLRRELTELGRERTGRFTWDACALRTLGVYRRVLTPP, from the coding sequence ATGGTGCGCGGTCAGCTCCACGGCATCGCGAGGTACGCGCTGGAGCTGGCGCGCCGTCTGCCCGCGCTGGCCCCGGACCTGGAGTTCTCCGCCCTCGTGCCCGCGAAGGGGTTGCCGGACGACCTGGGCGACCTGACGCCGAGGATTCCGCTGCACCGCTCCCGGGCGGGCTACCTGTCCCCGACGGAGCAACCGCTGCTGGCGTATGAGCTGGCGAAGCTGAAGCCGGACCTGTTCCACGCGACGTCGTTCTCGTTGCCGCTGTTCTGGCCGGGGCGGTTGGTGGCGACGCTGCACGACGCGAACCATCTGGCGCTGGCGGACCAATACACGCCGGTGCAGGCAATCTATTACAAGGCCGTTGTGGGACCGCGGGCGCGATTGGCGTCGGCGCTGATCACGGTGTCTGACTTCTCCCGGGAGGAGCTGGGGAAGTATCTGAAGATGTCGCCGTACCGGTTCCAGGTGATTCACAACGGCGTGGACCCACGCTTCGAACCGCCGACCGCGAGCGAGGCCAAGGCGTTCCGCGAGCGCCATGAGTTGCCGGAGCGGTACGTCGCGGTCGTGGGCAACGCGAAGCCGTTCAAGAACCTGGCGATGCTGGGGAAGTTCGCGGCGGACCTTCCGGTGCCGCTGGTGCTGCTCGCGGGCAAGGGCGCGGTGGCGCATGACCTGGGCCTGCACGAGAACGTCCTCGACCTGGAGCAGCTGTCCGAGGCGGAGATGCCGCTGTTTTACGGAGCGGCGGCGGCGCTGCTGCTGCCGTCGAAGTACGAAGGGTTTGGATTGCCGGCCCTGGAGGCGATGGCCTCGGGTTGCCCGGTGATCGCGGCGGACACGACCGCCATTCCGGAGGTCGTGGGCAATGCCGCGATGCGACTGCCTCCCGATGATTGGGCCGCGTGGCGCGAAGCCACGCTGCGAATCCTGAGGGACGACAACCTGCGTCGCGAGTTGACGGAGCTGGGCCGTGAGCGGACGGGACGCTTCACGTGGGACGCATGCGCGCTCCGGACGCTGGGCGTCTACCGCCGCGTGCTCACGCCCCCCTGA
- a CDS encoding glycosyltransferase, with amino-acid sequence MKVALVHDWLVTHRGGERVLDALCELYPDADLYTLIHQPGSQPPRIENRRITTSFLQHIPGIHARYRHFLPLFPRAIEALRITGDYDLVLSSSHCVAKGIHAPPGVPHLSYVHAPMRYMWDLFDEYFGPGRASRPVRAAALAVRPYLQRWDRASTDGVHRIVANSQHIAGKIRRFWGREASVVPPPVELDRFTQLPLEGGGKGGYFLWLGAFAPYKRLDVALEAFRTLEAPLWVVGTGQEAARLTSGPLPPHIRFLGNVPDAALPALYRDARALLFTPEEDFGITPLESQATGRPVIAFGKGGALETVTAKTGLFFAEQTPASLAAAVRQFDAWERTFRPEDARAQAERFGRARFQQAIQAEVDALLRLPPSSPGV; translated from the coding sequence GTGAAGGTCGCCCTCGTCCACGACTGGCTTGTCACCCACCGCGGTGGAGAACGCGTCCTCGACGCCCTCTGCGAACTGTACCCCGACGCGGACCTCTACACCCTCATCCACCAGCCGGGCAGCCAGCCCCCCCGCATCGAGAACCGGCGCATCACCACGTCGTTCCTCCAGCACATCCCCGGCATCCACGCGCGCTACCGGCACTTCCTGCCGCTGTTCCCCCGCGCCATCGAAGCCCTGCGCATCACCGGCGATTACGACCTCGTCCTGTCCTCCAGCCACTGCGTCGCCAAGGGCATCCACGCCCCGCCCGGGGTCCCCCATCTGAGCTACGTCCACGCGCCCATGCGGTACATGTGGGACCTGTTCGACGAGTACTTCGGCCCTGGCCGCGCGAGCCGTCCCGTGCGCGCCGCCGCCCTCGCCGTGCGCCCCTACCTCCAGCGCTGGGATCGCGCCTCCACCGACGGCGTGCACCGCATCGTCGCCAACAGCCAGCACATCGCAGGGAAGATCCGCCGCTTCTGGGGCCGCGAGGCCTCCGTCGTCCCGCCCCCCGTGGAGCTGGACCGCTTCACCCAACTGCCGCTCGAAGGAGGAGGGAAGGGCGGCTACTTCCTGTGGCTGGGCGCCTTCGCTCCGTACAAGCGCCTGGACGTCGCGCTGGAGGCCTTCCGCACCCTGGAGGCCCCCCTGTGGGTCGTGGGCACGGGCCAGGAGGCCGCGCGCCTCACCTCCGGACCGCTGCCGCCCCACATCCGCTTCCTCGGCAACGTCCCGGACGCCGCGCTCCCCGCGCTCTACCGCGACGCCCGCGCGCTCCTCTTCACCCCCGAGGAGGACTTCGGCATCACCCCCCTGGAGTCCCAGGCCACGGGCCGCCCCGTCATCGCCTTCGGGAAGGGGGGCGCCCTGGAGACCGTCACCGCGAAGACGGGCCTCTTCTTCGCCGAACAGACCCCTGCGTCCCTCGCCGCCGCCGTGCGCCAGTTCGACGCCTGGGAGCGGACCTTCCGCCCCGAGGACGCCCGCGCCCAGGCCGAGCGCTTCGGCCGCGCCCGCTTCCAGCAGGCCATCCAGGCCGAGGTCGACGCCCTCCTGCGCCTGCCCCCGTCCTCCCCAGGGGTGTGA